One stretch of Rhipicephalus sanguineus isolate Rsan-2018 chromosome 10, BIME_Rsan_1.4, whole genome shotgun sequence DNA includes these proteins:
- the LOC125760251 gene encoding endothelin-converting enzyme 2-like, producing MRPRPELHPAGLLLMKMMLRTSVLMRYLGNRGFHPFRWLTVLIGATTGSPTAAHPPQEHSSNELPGRGATAAASSQSIATIGSTVTDGSCLPDPLPGETDGGHEKPMDSAEKLGGPPPETGSPEFQERSPSPTAKGLLFHPHESEPVVSASPVSSTPLCTPARTATGHQTSTSRRLSQPLCELGKFRLDSGTLASASGVHSTPMQITLRETLGDRKEWIVSFIVAFVVIAMIVTFILRYTPVAKTQPTGRCHTPACFRYAGHILLQTHSDTILQPYRQVNRSLDPCQDFSAYVCSAWNPPVTRADYATSSVTHLIRAWFEALRDLLDEASKRGFTVASGPAVMLQACFSHRVSPGLPGIRELRDLMASLHLRWPDPPVDESPVVQVRTWLTIRVYRRSANHTRTVHLGPADSVSFFVKHHRRVMSSKAYGRMWLAFYTLFQKFGNTNTSIAPSANAIQSSERMQNFVLEHIFSAKPKAMTRSACFSVSHLGRYTANISSDEWVTEIDKAIPGAQVLASDSISVSDLAVLEAIDAIFRSYTRSEIMDYLGWQFAQLYGPVIDADLGNAYFGDRERAVIYLRHVCGRLVEVAYPGLSSALYYLTGLDEPARSAVRATLEGVVNATATLIEGASWLDEPTKSAVATKIRSVKVELWPPTWILEKEALTRVYSHFPINATSLTGFFRESREAMTELAESDPDFEEVLWTPLSGSMPYLSYDGALNEVSISAGAVRFPLFVPGGTAAMNHGGLGSSFARQLVRSLDSRTVTSEGRCVRGDDGALTSFTAALHQRPSCLVPVDNGSSFLEVAALETAHAALVNSGARNDRRIVEEFSNEQIFYIAFCYFGCGPRGGHRDFFNDCNMALQHYTPFAEAFGCSIGSPMNPNGTCRLF from the exons ATGCGGCCGCGGCCGGAATTACATCCCGCGGGGCTGCTGCTGATGAAGATGATGCTCCGCACTAGTGTGCTCATGCGCTACCTGGGAAATCGTGGTTTTCATCCATTTCGATGGCTAACAGTCCT GATTGGGGCAACGACGGGGTCTCCGACTGCAGCCCATCCTCCCCAAGAGCATTCGTCAAACGAATTGCCCGGACGTGGAGCCACGGCCGCGGCTTCTAGCCAATCCATAGCCACGATCGGTTCTACCGTCACAGACGGCTCCTGCCTACCGGACCCGCTGCCCGGAGAAACGGATGGGGGCCACGAGAAGCCGATGGACAGCGCCGAGAAACTCGGCGGACCTCCGCCGGAAACCGGAAGCCCTGAATTCCAGGAGCGGAGCCCTTCGCCGACAGCAAAAGGC TTGCTGTTCCATCCGCACGAGTCTGAGCCGGTGGTGAGCGCGTCGCCCGTGAGCAGCACACCGCTGTGCACGCCCGCGAGAACTGCGACTGGCCATCAGACTTCGACGTCGAGGAGGCTGTCCCAGCCCCTGTGCGAACTCGGGAAGTTCAGGCTGGACAGC GGCACGCTTGCCTCGGCGTCTGGCGTGCACAGCACGCCCATGCAGATCACGCTCCGCGAAACTCTTGGTGACCGGAAAGAGTGGATCGTGTCCTTCATAGTCGCGTTTGTGGTCATTGCAATGATCGTGACCTTTATATTGAGGTACACCCCGGTCGCGAAGACGCAACCTACAGGTCGCTGCCATACTCCAGCCTGTTTCAGATACGCTGGCCATATCTTGCTGCAG ACGCACTCTGATACGATCCTCCAACCCTATCGTCAAGTGAACCGGTCTCTGGATCCCTGCCAAGACTTCAGCGCCTACGTGTGCTCGGCCTGGAACCCTCCTGTGACCAGAGCGGACTACGCCACGTCCAGCGTCACGCATCTCATCCGCGCTTGGTTCGAGGCCTTACGCGACCTCCTGGACGAGGCCTCGAAGCGCGGATTCACGGTCGCAAGCGGGCCGGCGGTCATGCTGCAGGCTTGCTTTAGCCACCGCGTTAGTCCCGGCTTACCGGGCATCCGAGAGCTACGAGACTTGATGGCCTCCCTTCACCTCCGCTGGCCCGACCCACCCGTCGATGAA AGCCCCGTAGTGCAGGTGAGGACCTGGCTTACCATCCGCGTGTACCGGCGCAGCGCCAACCACACCCGCACCGTGCACCTCGGCCCAGCTGACTCGGTCAGCTTCTTCGTCAAACACCACAGACGCGTGATGAGTTCAAAAGCCTACGGACGTATGTGGCTTGCATTCTATACACTGTTCCAGAAGTTCGGTAACACTAACACCAGCATTGCGCCAAGCGCCAACGCCATACAGAGTTCCGAGAGAATGCAGAACTTCGTTCTAGAGCACATCTTCAGCGCCAAGCCGAAGGCAATGACTCGTTCTGCCTGTTTTTCCGTGTCCCACCTGGGTAGGTACACGGCAAACATCTCTTCCGATGAGTGGGTCACCGAGATAGACAAGGCGATTCCCGGCGCCCAGGTGCTTGCCTCGGACAGCATCAGCGTGAGCGACCTCGCGGTCCTTGAAGCTATCGACGCCATTTTTCGTTCCTACACTCGTTCCGAGATCATGGATTACCTGGGCTGGCAGTTCGCGCAGCTCTACGGGCCCGTGATCGACGCGGATTTGGGCAACGCGTACTTCGGCGACAGGGAACGTGCCGTCATTTACCTGCGTCACGTGTGCGGCAGACTCGTCGAGGTCGCGTATCCGGGCCTGTCGTCGGCGCTCTACTATCTCACGGGCCTGGACGAACCGGCTCGGAGCGCCGTCAGGGCGACCCtggagggcgtcgtcaatgccaCGGCCACGCTTATCGAAGGCGCCTCGTGGTTGGACGAACCGACGAAGTCCGCGGTCGCAACCAAGATCAGAAGCGTCAAAGTCGAGCTCTGGCCCCCTACGTGGATCCTAGAGAAGGAAGCCCTGACCCGGGTCTACTCTCACTTCCCGATCAACGCGACGTCGCTAACGGGCTTCTTCAGAGAGTCGAGAGAGGCGATGACGGAACTCGCCGAGTCCGATCCCGACTTCGAAGAGGTGCTCTGGACTCCTCTGAGCGGCTCGATGCCTTACCTAAGCTACGACGGGGCGCTCAACGAGGTGTCCATATCGGCGGGAGCAGTCCGGTTTCCTCTCTTTGTTCCCGGCGGCACAGCTGCGATGAACCATGGAGGTCTGGGTTCCTCGTTCGCGCGGCAGTTGGTCCGTTCTCTGGACAGCCGCACGGTGACGTCTGAAGGACGGTGCGTGAGGGGCGACGACGGTGCCTTGACCTCGTTCACGGCGGCGCTTCACCAGAGGCCTTCGTGCCTCGTTCCGGTCGACAACGGCAGCTCCTTCCTGGAAGTGGCGGCCCTGGAAACCGCCCACGCCGCCTTGGTCAACAGCGGCGCGCGCAACGACAGGCGTATCGTCGAAGAGTTCTCCAACGAGCAGATATTCTACATCGCGTTCTGCTACTTCGGATGCGGCCCTCGCGGGGGCCACCGCGACTTCTTCAACGATTGCAACATGGCGCTTCAGCACTACACGCCTTTTGCGGAGGCCTTTGGTTGTTCCATCGGATCTCCCATGAACCCCAATGGCACCTGTCGCTTGTTTTGA